A genomic region of Sideroxydans sp. CL21 contains the following coding sequences:
- a CDS encoding PEP-CTERM sorting domain-containing protein has translation MKMKMNMTVLAGALALAVAGQANATATDTIVNGGTFANDLVLSVWDTTANTSYTGNLGVTMQSFLNGITFGGTAKVPAISGASTQGNFSFSDATLTSFLAKTTDAYVWSVAAVSVPGIAYGTSGILSTTNSGTAAVANTTAPNFTAAATVMNGTYLADVNTMLTAAPAGTISITTPAGYAGAAYMGNSVANGFAGAVPFTNTAALGASQSFYFVTPTQNSRGAYAGSTNLQFLNSTGAAATWTLGTNGALSYAVAAVPEPGEWLLMLSGLGLLGFIATRRRNNESSMTFA, from the coding sequence ATGAAAATGAAAATGAATATGACCGTACTGGCAGGTGCTTTGGCACTGGCTGTTGCTGGTCAGGCAAACGCTACAGCAACTGACACTATCGTCAATGGCGGTACTTTTGCCAACGATCTGGTTCTGTCGGTTTGGGATACAACTGCCAACACTTCCTACACCGGCAATCTGGGTGTCACCATGCAGAGCTTCCTGAATGGCATTACCTTTGGTGGCACAGCCAAGGTTCCCGCTATTTCCGGTGCTTCAACTCAAGGTAACTTCAGCTTTAGCGATGCCACTTTGACCAGCTTCCTGGCCAAAACTACAGATGCTTATGTATGGTCCGTTGCTGCTGTATCTGTGCCTGGGATTGCTTATGGCACCTCTGGTATTCTTAGCACTACTAACAGTGGCACAGCAGCCGTTGCAAATACAACTGCACCGAATTTTACAGCTGCAGCTACAGTTATGAATGGCACATACCTCGCTGATGTCAACACAATGTTGACTGCGGCTCCTGCAGGTACAATTTCCATCACTACTCCGGCAGGTTATGCGGGTGCAGCTTATATGGGTAATTCCGTTGCCAACGGCTTCGCTGGAGCTGTTCCGTTCACCAATACCGCAGCACTCGGCGCAAGCCAAAGCTTCTACTTCGTGACCCCGACACAAAACAGCCGTGGCGCTTATGCCGGTTCTACGAACCTGCAATTCCTGAATTCGACAGGCGCGGCTGCAACATGGACGCTGGGCACAAACGGCGCGTTGTCATACGCCGTAGCTGCAGTTCCGGAACCCGGCGAATGGCTGTTGATGTTGAGCGGTTTGGGATTGCTTGGTTTCATCGCAACACGTCGTCGTAATAACGAAAGCAGCATGACCTTTGCTTAA